Genomic segment of Populus trichocarpa isolate Nisqually-1 chromosome 12, P.trichocarpa_v4.1, whole genome shotgun sequence:
gataatttatgaaatcatattttttttcaatttcattctcattcaactttttaatatgtaagatttgtttctcattattttaataaacttgaaaaaaataaaacattaataagttattttccagcttattttccatgacataaccaaacactggaaagtgttttccaacttatttttcattacactatcaaacattggaaaaataattcactttcccggaattcagttttaaaaaagaaactacttttcagcaaacaaacggggccttagaCTTGTTGTTCAGGAATCAATTATTAGTCCTTGTAGTGTCAAAGGTTTAACTATTTTAACAGAACTAGACATCGAGGTCATTATTGAATAGTCATCACAAGAAtaaattactattattaaatCATAATGGTAAAATAGAACAACTCAAACTTGTTTTTAAGAATCAATGACTGGTCCTTGTAGTGTTAAAAGTCTTAACACCTTTAATAAAACTAGACATAGAGGTCATTAGTGAGTAGCCATCATAAGAACAAATAGCTTTTATTAATGTGATTATTCTAGATCGTCAACATTCTTTATACGTTCATttatatcacaataataatcACTATGGACTTGATTAATAGGAGAAAGGTAAAATGGGAAACCAAACTTGACATATGAGGTAAAATACAATATCTTAAAGGATTTTATGATTGGCTCTTAGACACTTAGTAAACATTGAAAGAGGAATAATAAAGAGTTGATATATGCAATCAACTTAATTACTTTTGACTATCATTTGCCAAAAAACATGTATCGAGCACTAATTGAAGATAAATATCatgacaaaaacatattttttacttttcaaagaGAAATAGGGATCTTGTTCTGAAATATACACAACATCACTAGTTTATCTATCATGGAAGAGTATTATGAAGAATTTTTCTCTAGTTTTAAAGAGTTTTCATTTATTGAAAGTAAATCCTCATCACTTAAGATTTgtctatatttattttgagattttatcttaattgcACAAAAAAGATTTTGGTAGGATTTTCAAGTGAATTGGCTTAATTTCTAGTATTGACGTGACATGCACTATTTGCACCAATCCCTTATTTATCATAAGAGTATAAGCCCATTTCATAGCCAAAATTTGATGCATGAGGAGGCAAATAGAGTCTTGTGACATAAAAAGGTATTTTTCACAAtataaagaaactaaaagggtTAATGAAGAGGGAATCCGTTCAAATATTTAGCTAATGATTAGACACTTGAAGATCATGATAAGTTGAAATTCGCTGCTCTAACTTCATCAATTTGTGTttgtctaaaataaatatttcatttatattaGTACATTTAAAGCTGCCTGAAAAATAGTTGCAAATATAACTTATAACTTGATTCTTTTATCTTAGTAGGTTTATATCAAGGTCTGTCTCAAACTTTTAATCTCTTAAATGGTGGTATGGAGTTTAAGGGTGCACATACTAATTTTCTTAAGCATTACCTCTATACTTAGGTTGCACTGCACTTTCTTTATAGGATTTATGCCAACATTGAAAATTACACTTCTTCTCCTACCATTAGAAGGTTTTATGGCAATTTGAATGCATATTATTATTGGAAGCCTAACATTGGATTGTGTTAGACTTCTATATGGTTCTCTTTAATCCATAGATTTTTATAGGCTATAATTTCTTATCCAGATTGTCCTAGACCTCGCACAAATGatgaacaaaaaacaatgaatttttaaagtttttagcACGTATTCACCTTGCTTATCTACCATGTTATTGAGGaaggaaatatattttaaatatttacaatCCTTATTGTTTTACTCAGATGTTGATCCCACTCTTTTGATGAATATGATGGAGGATTTCTTAAAAGATGTAGATTTATTACTTATCACAACACCAATATTTGAGCTAAAATTTGAGCAATGCATCGAAAAAAGGGAAACTCATTACTTGTAAATATATGGAAAGGTCAACCTAATGCCATATAGGTCAAGTTTCATAAAGCCACCATCAatatgaaatcaatagagaaagagattttcaaaattacaacaataaaaaaaaagttaaattctcatattgattttatatgtgATCAACAATTATAGATGGAAAATGGAATCAAGTTCAAAGAAGATGAACttttaggataaaaaacatttaagacTTAAAGTGTAAATGATGTGAAAGTGATAGACCAAACAAGGAAGGACTTAAATTAGACTTTGTTTGGgatgaaaaacataaatcaagtGAAGATTATATAACTGCATGTCATATACTTTCCTTATTATCTtctcacatttttatttttatttttatcaaggaaGACATTTAGTTTAGGaagatatttgattttctttctttgaaaaaagatttgtgttttttagatCTATAATGGGGTTTGGACAATGAATGACATAAGACTTTATTTTCCTACCTTTTGCATTTAAAGTTATATTATTGTCCATCTAGGCGGCAGTTAAGCCTCATGGCCGAACTTGGagaggaaataaagaaaaaagagaggagaaagagaaaagaaaaacaataaaagccTAACCAGAtagtccaataaaaaaaagaaaagaaaggaagaattaaaagaaaaaaaaaagaatcaaaactgAGTGGCCTGTTAAGTTAAATGGCCCAACTAGattggaaagaagaagaagaaaaaaaaagaaagagaaaagtaaaagaaattaaagagaaaaggagaaaaaaaaacccaaccaaGCAACTGTTAGGCTAAATGGCCCAAtctgacattaaaaaaaaagggatggtGTTGAAATCCagtgagaaagagagaagaaagaaacaagttGTCGGAGCTCTATAGAGACTCTGATTACAACATGTGTCGAGTAAAAAGAATCATATATGCAATATGAAgctataaacataaaaaatacccTTATCAAATACTAGAGTGAGCCTCACTCATCGCTAGAAAATGGTGTTTATGTGTGGTTAACATACtggatatatatatgtatatatatatatatatatgtatatatgtatatatatatatatatatatgtatatatatatatatatatatgtatatgttttGGTGTTGACTCTACATTAAATCtctaatttagtttttgaaaaaggCCTGGTTTGCGTGtggtatattttattaaaaaatatcaagacaaCATATGAGATCAACCTGTATGTTGTAGCTTAAATTGTCAAACCTGCAATCAAAGTTATGGATTCAACccggtttaataattttttttcttaaatttatatcttactaaaatataaaatagcaaaattttaaaaataaaacatagaaaaaaaaagcctagaTACATTAGTCTGTTGGCCTAATGTGTTTAGGCTTTTAAAAGAAATAGCCCAAGTGCGTGAGCCATCCAACCCAAGCTCGCACGCGCCTAGGacttgctttatttttataatatctttAAGGGGTGGgcgttttattttctctaaaaaaaaaaaaaaacataaatgtccTTTGTTGATAAAGACAACATGTCGTTTGTCTACTCATATTTTGACCACTACTGTGCTGGCTAAAAAATCGAGGTAGAGTATTTTTGGTTCTAAAAGCCCATTTTCCAAcccattttaacaaaaaaaaaaccaccttaTAAGTATTCTTAGAACATCTGGAAATCAATTTATCAACCTAAGAAACTCAAAcggtaaaaaaacataaaatcaaactggataaaaaaaaatttcctcaaATAAAACCTGTTGTCACCAAAATTTACTATTTTGGTGGTTAAAATCAATGTTTACAATGACTTTCTTTATCTACACAAaattcaacaactttttttttcttcaccaaACCAAGAACTGaaatatcagaaaaataaaatattgtttggaaattgaattttcaataactaaaaggaccaattatttataaactaaaaataaagggATCAAACTGAACTTTTTGAATGAAATTCTGCGTTaccttctatttttcttaagtctttttttattttgattctctattttttaatttcatttttcttaaaatataagagaagttttaatttcatttttcttaaaatataagaGAAGCAGTTGACCTCAATTTGACtaagaagatgaaattaaaagaaaaaattgagaaccaaaataaataaataaaaaattcatcaaccaAACCAAAATGTAATGCGGTACACACTAAGTTATAagcaattttatttctttggagttttatttttttaaaaacagttcaattataaatattactaaaaataaagtaattaaaaaagatcaaaaagcAATTTTAGATTTTGGTTTATCATATTTCAACAATATAGTTCTTTTTGTAATTGAAACACTTGTTGACTTacattgcaagaaaaataaaaaaataaaaaattctcctcatttctttgttatttttgggaaaaaaagtaAAGCTTTCATacgatttttaaaaattatcttctaGAAttcttataacaaaaatatatgaactTAGCATAGTTTAAACTAGTTATTGAAAAActagaaatattaaaaacatagttAAATCATCGAGCAAACTATTGCTATGAAAACTCACAAGCTAGCCAAACACAATGCTTCAATAATTCCACGCATCATAGGCGTCCATGTAAAGACAAAGTGTGCCGggatttaaaactaaaattaaaatcagtGATAAACAATAAATGCTGATCGCTGCAGAACAGTGCTTGAATGAGGAGCATAATCCAATTGATCAATTCTACCAACCAATCAACCAACCACAAACAAGAATGATAGCTAaggaaatatttttatacaaggaACATACACACCTTATACGAGTGAAAACACAATAGCATCACGCTACCACTACCGCATCCACTCGTCAGATTCACAAGTGTCATTTGGGAAGGACTTGAACCCAAAGCAAAACATCTTTAGACCAGGTGCAATCTCTTATTACAACTACTTGATAACCATTGAGATTCGTCTGTAgatattttcatcatcattcaCTCATGCACATCATCAAGCTTTAGCAGCCTGCACAGCAGGTTCCGCTTCTGaatcaacatttgattttgcaCGCTTGGTTTGATAATCCTTCACAGCGGCCTTGATGGCATCCTCAGCAAGCATGCTGCAGTGCAGCTTAACTGGTGGAAGAGAAAGATGTTTTGCGATCTCCCTGCAAATACAGATGCCATGATGTTAAGAAATCATGTTGCGCTCCTAAAGCTTCAGGGTGGGGCCTcattatatattgaaaaaggGCAGACCCAAAATCTATTACTGAAGCTATGAAGGTACCAAGCatgttaaattaaacaaaaactatCAACAACTATAAAAACCAGTAGTTACAATTTTATAACAAGAAATGGAAAGACTAATGTCGTTTCATTCCCTACCTGCTACCCTTTTACCTATTACATTGACATGGATGCAATGACAACACACAAGACATTCAACCTAAAATTATCAACAACTAGTGTAcatctataatttttctcttccttCATGGAATTGGTCCCTCTCTGTCTCTAACATATGAGGCCCCCTAAATTTTCTAAGACCAAAACACCCAAAGTCTATTATTTCGATTGTAAAATCCATAATGATTTAACATGTCATGCATGCGTCAAGTATAAGTTCCTTCTTTCCTCCTTCAAACTCACTGTAGAAAGGCCATCTCATGTTTCCATCTATACACTTCCATTGGTCAATGTGGTATTGTTAACATTAGTGATTTGGTGTGAGTGCAGTTGTGCATGTCCTTTTACGCATTTGTATAAGGTCATAAAAAAGAGAGTTGTGATTATAGAATGAAAAGAAAGGcttttttccagaaaaaaatgaagaacaaaacaaaacagaagagaagagaagaattaggaggagaaaaaagaggagaagagCACTCTTCAGCTGCCCAAACTCGCACCAAAGAGGAGACAGAACCATTCACTCATGCACATGTACTTTGAGTAAATtcaaagatataaaaagaaaaggagtgcTTTCTATTGTTCACAAACAGAAAGCACCTAAGATCTGATACAATAAAGGATCAAGACTCTCTCTAGTTTAGTTCATAAGATCAGAATAGCAATCTGgttaaccaaaaacaaaatgaaaataaactgaGTCCTGTTTGTCAAGGAAATAAGACCATGCCAAATACTATAATAATATTCCAGAAAAACAATAACGTAAAAATCTACTATGAACCTCTTCTCATAGCTAAATCATAAAATTCATTCAAAGAAATTGACAGCACAAACAAGCACATGATGAGAGCATCATACAATCCTCATCATGTCTTGCAAGAATACCTGCATTGGATTATGACCAGGGAAAGATGACCACGACATTTCTTTTTTCAGATTCAATGCCTTTTAAACCCACTAATTGATTACCAACTATGAATATTCCCAGTCATAAGTGCACAAAATGACATTTATTACTGATCTCTTTACGCTTCCAATCAAGGATAATGTCAAAAATGGTTTAACTTCGGTCATGAATATTCAAGGGATAATAATGCACAAGtagtcttgctttataagacAAGGTCAGCCTACATGATGCCACTTGAATTGTATGAAGAATCGTAAGTTGTTGGTAAACAACAGGGATGAGGGATCCCATGTCACTAGACTGCAAATACATTTCAATTGTGACGGTGCAATTCAATCTTCCCTTCcacatttttttaaagcaatttTGTATCGCTGAAGTGGTCTGATGTGTTCTAATCATAATTCCCTAACCTTCAGCAAAGGCCAAATTTCAGATGATGTGGAAAAAGTGGGTCCATAAAACTATCATCCTTTGGATAAGAAATTGCACAATCTGATACCCTCAAAATAACTCTACAAACCTCGAAAATATACAActcttgatttaaaattaaaccagtACAAGCTTGTATGCTGCAATAACTGAGCTTAAAGGTAGAGCCAAAGTATACTGAAAATTATGCGAAGACATCGGCAGAACCAATGCACATTATATTCAATACCGATTCTCACTTCAGCATCCACCATCTCCAAATGTCAGCCATGCTCTACAAGTCATATACTATACCATATGAAAACAGGGCTAGACTCAAAAACTATGGACTCTGTACAAATCCAGTAGTCCTCAAAGTTCCCTATACAAAGTTGACGATGATGGAGTCTAATCTTACAAGTGATGATAGCTTTTCGCAATTTTTTATGCTCACACTCACTTCCACGGTTTGGTATATATGTTGTCCTCTAGGAGATTCCATTAAATTCgcactaaatatatataaaaaataaaatcaacacaaCAACAATCTAAGCACGCACAAAATTGTTACTACTATAAGAAAACAACCACTCAGAAGATATTTTCCCCTAAACTAAAACGTTAGAACCCACCCAGGCAattattgtaataattaaaagcacgcaataacaacaaattatatatatatatatatatatatatatatatataaaactcacGTGTTCTTGATGGTCATAACTTCCTCCATTTGTTTCCCTTTCACCCATTCAGTAGCTggaaaaacaacacaaaaatcaGCACCTCATATTCACATCTatgaataaatcaataaatgaattaacattcagcataataaattaataaaagccCTAGAAATTCGACAAGAAAATAAACAGAACCAAAAATAGAAATTGGAAGTAAAATGAGAAACATACCAACAGAGGAGGAAGCAATAGCGGAGCCACAACCGAAGGTTTTGAATCGAGCATCTATAATCTCACCAGTTGTATCATCCACCTTAATCTGCAGCTTCATCACATCACCACAGGCAGGTGCGCCGACAAGCCCAGTACCCACCGTCGGATCTGTCTTGTCAAAAGAACCAACGTTGCGAGGATTGTTGAAGTGATCAATCACCTTCTCGTGATAGAAGCGTGGCAGGATCTGAGTTCTTTGGGAGAACAATCTCTTGGACGCCAGTTGTCTCAACATCTTTTGGCTTTGATAAGAAGAGGGAGTAGATTCTTTGAGACGCTCATTTTGTGCGTTTTGTAGGTTTGTAGGGATTGAATGGCGGTTCTTCGTGGACACGTGGAGGGTGGAGATGCCTCAGAGATTTTCGGATTTTGACACGTTTGAAGATCAGTCTTCTCCTCCCGTATTATTGGATGATGACGTGGAGGATGATTTCCTagcttccttttgttttgttgggcTATGAAAGGCCCAAAACAGGCCTCGAATCTCTCTAGATTAGATGAATTAAACCAATGCTTTAGGTCGGGTTATGGCCCAAAAAGATCACGCAAGAAAGTTGTGTAGACTGTAGAGCCTCTTTGCTACAGATgattaaacacattaaactgaAATCTGTATCAATGAATTATTGTGATTTATTTAGGAAAactatttaaactaaaaaatatattaaattcatgggttaaaaaattttaatttttaagaaattaaatatttatttttaaaaaataagtaaaaaaaaccaataatcaaACATTACATAGTTTTTTAAGTAAATAGAACCActggataatttaattaagattccAAGAGCTaatatacttaaaataaaataattgaggttagttaattttaaaatatctaaggttattaattatgtaattaaatattagttaattatcatgtatgtaataataataataataataataatataagttagttaattttaaaatattcaaagttatttaagcttttatttaaataaaaaacagcctttaatatataaaaaaaaccattttctatGCTCTTTAAAATGAAAGCtattataccttttttttatttgcagtagatgaacaatgttttctttaaatattttagtttttttgttaataataataataataataataataataataattaaataagtcTTATATacgaaagtaattaaatttgtttCGAAGCCTTGTATATATTGTGATGTGACAAGCAAgcagagaataaaaataaaaccaaaaggcTTAATCGCTGCCTGGGTCAGCTAGGCAAGCTGGGTTGCTCGCCTAGTCAGTCCAAGCAATTGGACATGCCTTCGGGGGGCAACCCagctaccaaaaaaaaatcggattttttttgtatattttttatttttatatatttttatacatattttctcttattcttttttaatgtgaaagtatctttttatatttttctatacttGTGATTGTGGTAAcggttgcggttcaaagtgtttttcacttagaaatgcatcaaaatgattttttttaaaaaaattatttttaaaatcagcacatcaaaacgatttgaaaacataagaaaatatattttttagcaaaaaaattgaaatttgagggaacgcggttcaaccgTGTTCCCAAACGGACTCGTCACGCTAACACTTTTATTAGACAAGAAACATGATGAATCAGACACTGTTCTAAACCAACCAAAGCtcattatgagattttttttcaacataaccACATGTTTTACCACTTCTAAATGTATTCTTAGAAAAGCAGAACCACTTGCCTTGTTGTCTAGAAATATCATCTTGGAAAATGTGAGCCGTATAAAATCTCTATAAGAATCAATCATCAAAAACAGGTGAGGGAGACCTCATAGTCTTAAAAACTATccaaaagaggaagaaaacttattttcataatttttatttgcttatccTTAAATCAACAAACACTTAAAATTGACTTAAGCTTCGGAGTGTCTCTCGTCCCATGAGGTAATTGTTTTGCAGGGTTAGTAAATGCCAAAAGCTCGTCAGCTAGGAAAGTCCATTTCTATTGAAAGTTTTTCAAGACTTCATCAGTTGCACCGTATGTGAGAGCTAGAATAAAAAGCAAGTTCATTCCATTTCACCATTTACTAAAAACTTTCCTTGGTTGACGAGACTCCTGTACAAGGGAGAGTGATTGATCTCTCCACTCCAAGTCTCCAACAAATCTGCAGCTATATACAATTACTCAACAAAGTTATCACAGTGATGCAATTGTATCTTCGCGCTTTGCCCTTCATACAACAACAAGAACAAGCTCTCATGAATGTCCTAACGAGTGTGCAATGATAACTCGAATTCTAGGAAGAGACATGACAGAATGACATGGAAGCAAGTAACGCCTACACTCTTGCATTTCAAAAGAGCTACACCCATCGCTCTTACACGATCTGCTCAAAATGATCTAGTCACCATCGATCTCCACCATCTCACTCATGCACTAGAAAAGGAACTAGGCATGAGACAAGCTCCATGACTCTATGAGTTTGTCAGTAAAAACACAACCTAATAAGAGAACCTCTACTATTTAACAAAATCCTTCGCACTCGACTTTTTAGAGACCGTGTCTCTATGAAAGCTAGTCTAAATAATTACGAGGGACTCACAGACCCTCGAGAGTATATATAAAATGTGAGAAGCATTTTAGAGCTTGTCACATAAGACATTGATGATATGTGCAAGATTCTTCTAACAATGCTTTGTGGATCTACACGTACATGATGTCATAACTTAGAGCCTGACTTTATTCCCTAGTTTTGAGATCTCATCTCTAAACTCATCTCTTATTTTAGCACATATATCCCTACCAAAAAGAGTATTATAGAGATCTTCACTATTACACAGTGAGAAGATGAAGGCACTAGTGTTTATCTCCAAATGTTCAATGAAGAAATGCTTAGCGTGAAAAAAGCTTCCTGAACACATTATGACAAAAGCCCTCATTAGTGGAGTCTATGAATATTCCTTGTGGGAGAGGTTATACACTCTTTTGATAAAAATCTCCTCAACTTCAAACATGCGATGAAAAATtacattaaggtaaaaaaagTTAGCATCACTAGAAAAGATCATCTACATTTTCACACTTTAGCAGAGTCTCTACCATACCATCAATCCTTAACAAGAACATATAGAAAAAGCATAAATGGAATATTCATAATCGCCTGACATTCCTTGAGCTTATAACTATAAATTTGACCACCATATTAGCTGAGGTGTTATCTGCTATCCAAGGGAAAGAATTTGTATGATATCCTTCTCTCATAAAAGGCAATGCAAACACAAGGAATCCAACTAAGTTTTGTCTATTTCACTGTGACAATAGGCATGATATCAAGGAGTGTCATACACTCAAGAAAGAGATAGAACAATTAATAGGTAGGGGTTACCTCCACCAGtttgtgaaaaaagaaaaacaaccagaaccaggaaaagaaaattgtgTATTTGGGTTTGAAACGCTGCCTAAGATCAAATAATCCCCAATTATCTCTAAAAGATTGTATCACcatcttttgaatttttcaataaaatggtATTGTTTCTCCATGAAATTTCTCCTTGAAAATCTATTTAGTCTCCACAAAAAATCTCCATGAAAACTACTCCCCCACATAGTCTCCACGACTCCTAACAAATCTCCAATAACTATGCATGTGTCTCTAGGTCCCCGTTACAATGTAGTTTCTACGACTTCCGAAAAATCTCCATTAAGTCTTCATACGTGTCTCCAGTTCCCCTTGATCATTATCCCGAGGTACTATAACtaactttttctaaaaggatcaAGGATTTTCCTTCAAGAATATTGACAAAATTTGCatgaacaaatacaaaaatagataacatttgtaagtttttgtttttgtttttctcttttttcatctAAGTTAAGCCtttcaaatacatttttttgaAAGGCTTGAGGGGTGAATTGTCATGACCTTAATCTCGAGTCCATGACCGGCAACACAGGAGAGGTGCCACGAGACCTACGCTAAGTCTCAGAATATACATATGatgaaacaaatatatataaaattcatgtaACATTTTGTAATCTTTCAAATATTcctaaaaaccaataaaacaatttataataatacttactacattaaataaaatccaatctttgaaataaaaatctaaccctgaatgaaaaatattgtaACAGTAGAGCGTCTAAGACATCAAatcataaagaataaaaaaagctatGCAGAAACGAGTAATGCATACCAACAAACAAAGTAGCAGGAACTCTCAATCCAAGTTCAACCTGTTAATGGAAGTTaaaaaacctgaaataatattaaaatgaagggATGAGTTCAACCAATTCAATGAGAGAAtaccatttaatatatattttagctaTTTATAAGTATAAAGATTGAaacaaatacacacacacacacacgcacgtACATTAAACATAATAGCATATGGTAATGGAATACATGTTAGAGATCAGACACAGTTATAGGCTTAGATAACAGTCAAAACCCTAAGGTTCTAATAATAGACGAGGTTTGCAGCCCTGATAATTGTAAGAGGATCAGTCACCATAGGTTGATGTCTCTCTCACTAGCTAGGTATACATAATACTATGAGCATATAGACTAATTACTCTTCATTAGCCTAGAGTTACTAATAAACATACTGATATCAAGACATAATAAATATTCacataattatcaaagcaaATAAATgtcatatcaaatataatttaattcaacagAATACGAATATGATTTCAAGAATATATGAGTactcaaaaaataaagcaacaacatatctaattattcaagaaataatCAGATGTACTCATTATCTAATCAAcatacataaattatttatattacattcATATTAAAAGACATTTCACTCACCCGAAAAATAGAGCAAAAGACAAATATATACAAAACTGAGGATCGCTAATAGAAACGTCAGCAACACCTATACAGATACAGAGAAACACTCAAAACGActcaaagaaaataacataaaagattacAACCCTAAGCTTAAagaccaaaacaaaattataaagatgAACCGATTCACCCGATCGATCCCAAACATACCCTAAACTAATTGAATCTAACAGACCTGATTAACCCCTATTGTTGGGTCAACCGGTTGACTGTTACCATAGTCAATTGTCGATCGACAATATCAAGCGAATTAGTTGCTAATTCAGACCAATCAATCGACCAGTTAATTGGGATTTTCAGAATCCCAATCCACCAGTTTCCAAATCTGCAGATCTAAGAATAAACGACTTATTCTTCCAAAACTCATAATTCCAGTAATCTAAGTAGTTCGTTGT
This window contains:
- the LOC7458036 gene encoding iron-sulfur cluster assembly protein 1, giving the protein MLRQLASKRLFSQRTQILPRFYHEKVIDHFNNPRNVGSFDKTDPTVGTGLVGAPACGDVMKLQIKVDDTTGEIIDARFKTFGCGSAIASSSVATEWVKGKQMEEVMTIKNTEIAKHLSLPPVKLHCSMLAEDAIKAAVKDYQTKRAKSNVDSEAEPAVQAAKA